One Odocoileus virginianus isolate 20LAN1187 ecotype Illinois chromosome 6, Ovbor_1.2, whole genome shotgun sequence DNA segment encodes these proteins:
- the MAX gene encoding protein max isoform X4 encodes MLSWSSKGKARADQVLCSWGIHFSSSLMEDASKRKFRALEKARSSAQLQTNYPSSDSSLYTNAKGSTISAFDGGSDSSSESEPEEPQSRKKLRMEAS; translated from the exons ATGCTCTCCTGGAGCAGCAAG GGGAAAGCGAGAGCTGATCAAGTTCTTTGTTCCTGGGGAAttcacttctcttcctccctcatgGAAGATGCAAGTAAAAGGAAAT TCCGTGCACTGGAGAAGGCGAGGTCGAGTGCCCAACTGCAGACCAACTACCCCTCCTCAGACAGCAGCCTCTACACCAACGCCAAGGGCAGCACCATCTCTGCCTTCGATGGGGGCTCGGACTCCAGCTCGGAGTCGGAGCCCGAAGAGCCCCAAAGCAGGAAGAAGCTCCGGATGGAGGCCAGCTAA
- the MAX gene encoding protein max isoform X1, which translates to MSDNDDIEVESDEEQPRFQSAADKRAHHNALERKRRDHIKDSFHSLRDSVPSLQGEKASRAQILDKATEYIQYMRRKNHTHQQDIDDLKRQNALLEQQVRALEKARSSAQLQTNYPSSDSSLYTNAKGSTISAFDGGSDSSSESEPEEPQSRKKLRMEAS; encoded by the exons ATGAGCGATAACGATGACATCGAGGTGGAGAGCGAC GAAGAGCAACCGAGGTTTCAATCTGCG GCTGACAAACGGGCTCATCATAATGCACTGGAACGGAAACGTAGGGACCACATCAAAGACAGCTTTCACAGTTTGCGGGACTCGGTCCCATCACTCCAAGGAGAGAAG GCATCCCGGGCCCAAATCCTAGACAAAGCCACAGAGTATATCCAGTATATGCGAAGGAAAAACCACACACACCAGCAAGATATTGATGACCTCAAGCGGCAGAATGCTCTCCTGGAGCAGCAAG TCCGTGCACTGGAGAAGGCGAGGTCGAGTGCCCAACTGCAGACCAACTACCCCTCCTCAGACAGCAGCCTCTACACCAACGCCAAGGGCAGCACCATCTCTGCCTTCGATGGGGGCTCGGACTCCAGCTCGGAGTCGGAGCCCGAAGAGCCCCAAAGCAGGAAGAAGCTCCGGATGGAGGCCAGCTAA
- the MAX gene encoding protein max isoform X2, with protein MSDNDDIEVESDADKRAHHNALERKRRDHIKDSFHSLRDSVPSLQGEKASRAQILDKATEYIQYMRRKNHTHQQDIDDLKRQNALLEQQVRALEKARSSAQLQTNYPSSDSSLYTNAKGSTISAFDGGSDSSSESEPEEPQSRKKLRMEAS; from the exons ATGAGCGATAACGATGACATCGAGGTGGAGAGCGAC GCTGACAAACGGGCTCATCATAATGCACTGGAACGGAAACGTAGGGACCACATCAAAGACAGCTTTCACAGTTTGCGGGACTCGGTCCCATCACTCCAAGGAGAGAAG GCATCCCGGGCCCAAATCCTAGACAAAGCCACAGAGTATATCCAGTATATGCGAAGGAAAAACCACACACACCAGCAAGATATTGATGACCTCAAGCGGCAGAATGCTCTCCTGGAGCAGCAAG TCCGTGCACTGGAGAAGGCGAGGTCGAGTGCCCAACTGCAGACCAACTACCCCTCCTCAGACAGCAGCCTCTACACCAACGCCAAGGGCAGCACCATCTCTGCCTTCGATGGGGGCTCGGACTCCAGCTCGGAGTCGGAGCCCGAAGAGCCCCAAAGCAGGAAGAAGCTCCGGATGGAGGCCAGCTAA
- the MAX gene encoding protein max isoform X3 — protein MSDNDDIEVESDEEQPRFQSAADKRAHHNALERKRRDHIKDSFHSLRDSVPSLQGEKASRAQILDKATEYIQYMRRKNHTHQQDIDDLKRQNALLEQQGESES, from the exons ATGAGCGATAACGATGACATCGAGGTGGAGAGCGAC GAAGAGCAACCGAGGTTTCAATCTGCG GCTGACAAACGGGCTCATCATAATGCACTGGAACGGAAACGTAGGGACCACATCAAAGACAGCTTTCACAGTTTGCGGGACTCGGTCCCATCACTCCAAGGAGAGAAG GCATCCCGGGCCCAAATCCTAGACAAAGCCACAGAGTATATCCAGTATATGCGAAGGAAAAACCACACACACCAGCAAGATATTGATGACCTCAAGCGGCAGAATGCTCTCCTGGAGCAGCAAG GGGAAAGCGAGAGCTGA